From a single Carassius gibelio isolate Cgi1373 ecotype wild population from Czech Republic chromosome A18, carGib1.2-hapl.c, whole genome shotgun sequence genomic region:
- the LOC127934191 gene encoding protein c-ets-1-B isoform X2: protein MTAAVDIKPLTIIKSEKVDDLECADVPLLTPGSKEMMSQALLATFSGFTREQQRLSIPKDPRGWTEAHVREWLTWTVNEFSLKNVDFHKFSMDGAHLCALGKERFLDLAPDFVGDILWEHLEMLQKEDQKHYPVNSLTSSLQECRYPSDYLFNYGIEHPQCVPPSEYSEPSFITESYQTLHPISSEDLLSLKYESEYPNVILRDTPLNPLQGDYFSVKQEVVSPDNMCVGRISRGKLGGQDSFESIDSFESCDRLTQSWSSQSSFNSLQRVPSYDSFDSEDYPTALHGHKPKGTFKDYVRERSDLSKDKPVIPAAALAGYTGSGPIQLWQFLLELLTDKSCQTFISWTGDGWEFKLSDPDEVARRWGKRKNKPKMNYEKLSRGLRYYYDKNIIHKTSGKRYVYRFVCDLKSLLGYTPEELHTMLDVKPDMDE from the exons ATGACGGCAGCTGTCGATATTAAGCCGTTAACTATAATCAAATCTGAAAAAGTCGACG ATCTTGAGTGTGCGGATGTTCCATTATTGACTCCAGGAAGTAAAGAAATGATGTCACAGGCTCTTTTGGCCACATTCAGCGGCTTCACCAGGGAGCAACAGCGGCTCTCCATCCCAAAAG ACCCCCGTGGGTGGACAGAGGCCCACGTTAGAGAATGGTTGACTTGGACGGTAAATGAGTTCAGTCTGAAGAATGTGGACTTCCATAAGTTCAGCATGGACGGGGCCCACCTCTGCGCGCTGGGAAAAGAGCGGTTCCTGGATCTGGCACCAGACTTTGTGGGTGACATCCTGTGGGAGCATTTAGAGATGCTGCAGAAAG AAGACCAGAAGCATTATCCCGTCAACAGTCTGACCTCCAGTTTACAGGAATGCCGCTACCCCTCAGACTACTTGTTCA ATTATGGCATAGAACATCCTCAGTGTGTCCCTCCGTCAGAATACTCCGAGCCGAGCTTCATCACCGAGTCCTACCAGACCCTCCACCCGATCAGCTCAGAAGACCTGCTGTCGCTCAAATACGAGAGCGAGTATCCCAACGTGATACTGCGAGACACACCTCTCAACCCGCTGCAGGGAGACTACTTCTCAGTCAAACAGGAAGTTGTGTCACCTGACAACATGTGTGTGGGTCGCATTAGCAGAG GTAAGCTGGGAGGTCAAGATTCGTTTGAGAGCATTGACAGTTTCGAGAGCTGCGACAGACTGACGCAGTCCTGGAGCAGTCAGTCATCATTCAACAGCCTACAGAGAGTTCCCTCCTACGACAGCTTCGACTCGGAGGACTATCCCACTGCACTGCACGGACACAAACCAAAGGGTACCTTCAAAGACTACGTACGAGAGCGCTCGGACCTCAGCAAGGACAAACCGGTCATCCCGGCGGCTGCGCTCGCTGGCTACACAG GCAGCGGACCCATCCAACTCTGGCAGTTTCTGTTGGAGCTCTTGACGGACAAATCCTGCCAGACCTTCATCAGCTGGACTGGAGACGGCTGGGAGTTCAAGCTCTCTGACCCTGATGAG GTGGCACGCAGATGGGGCAAGAGGAAAAACAAGCCCAAGATGAACTACGAGAAGTTGAGTCGTGGTCTGCGCTACTACTACGACAAAAACATCATCCACAAGACGTCGGGCAAGCGCTACGTCTACCGCTTTGTGTGTGACTTGAAAAGCCTGCTGGGATACACTCCCGAAGAGCTGCACACCATGTTAGACGTGAAGCCCGACATGGATGAGTAG